One genomic region from Strix uralensis isolate ZFMK-TIS-50842 chromosome 19, bStrUra1, whole genome shotgun sequence encodes:
- the WFIKKN2 gene encoding WAP, Kazal, immunoglobulin, Kunitz and NTR domain-containing protein 2: protein MLVVLFTRWMWILLGKSSVLLLLEVSLKGRALPPIRYSHAGICPNDMNPNLWVDAQSTCKRECEADLECETFEKCCPNVCGTKSCVAARYMDVKGKKGPVGMPKEATCDRFMCIQQGSECDIWDGQPVCKCKDRCEKEPSFTCASDGLTYYNKCYMDAEACIKGITLNVVTCRYHLTWPNTSPIPPETTARPTTAYSETTVIDILPPALVNNPVHQSVYVGETVSFLCDVTGRPKPEITWEKQVDGKDKVIMKPNHVRGNVVVTNIAQLVIYNTQLQDAGIYTCTAKNSGGLLRADFPLSVIKGEPTSKEASQNKTHFPTDECLKQPDSEDCGEEQTRWYYDAKKNNCFTFIYGNCNSNLNHFETYENCMLTCMNGPINICNLPALQGHCKAYEPRWAYNSLTKQCQSFIYGGCGGNENNFESREACEEMCPFPKNTHCKACKPRQKLVTSFCKSDFVILGRITELTEDQDSGHALVTVEEILKDEKMGLKFLGKEPLEITLLNMDWSCPCPNMTTVDGQLIIMGDVHNGMAVLQPDSFVGTSSIRRVRKLREVIHKKTCELLKEFLGLH, encoded by the exons ATGTTGGTGGTGCTGTTCACTCGGTGGATGTGGATCTTGCTGGGGAAGAGCAGTGTCCTCTTGCTTCTGGAGGTCTCTCTGAAAGGGAGAGCTCTACCTCCGATCCGGTATTCCCATGCTGGGATATGCCCCAATGACATGAACCCCAACCTGTGGGTAGACGCGCAGAGCACTTGCAAGAGAGAGTGCGAAGCTGATCTG GAGTGCGAGACCTTTGAGAAGTGCTGCCCCAATGTCTGTGGAACAAAGAGCTGTGTGGCGGCTCGGTACATGGAtgtcaaggggaaaaaagggcCGGTGGGAATGCCCAAAGAGGCAACCTGTGACCGCTTCATGTGCATCCAGCAAGGCTCAGAGTGCGACATCTGGGACGGGCAGCCCGTCTGCAAGTGCAAGGACCGGTGTGAGAAGGAGCCAAGCTTCACCTGTGCCTCTGACGGGCTCACCTACTACAACAAGTGCTACATGGATGCAGAAGCTTGCATCAAAGGCATTACACTGAATGTAGTCACCTGTAGGTACCATCTTACCTGGCCAAACACCAGCCCTATCCCACCAGAAACAACAGCTCGCCCTACTACTGCCTATTCTGAGACAACAGTCATTGATATCTTGCCACCTGCTCTAGTGAACAACCCTGTCCATCAGTCCGTCTACGTGGGAGAGACCGTCAGCTTCCTCTGTGATGTTACAGGGAGACCCAAGCCAGAAATCACGTGGGAGAAGCAGGTCGATGGGAAAGACAAAGTCATTATGAAGCCAAATCACGTCAGAGGGAACGTCGTGGTCACCAACATCGCCCAGCTGGTCATCTACAACACCCAGCTCCAAGACGCAGGCATCTATACCTGCACCGCCAAAAACAGCGGTGGCCTTCTCAGGGCTGATTTCCCTTTGTCAGTCATCAAAGGAGAACCCACATCCAAAGAAGcttcccaaaacaaaacacattttccaacCGATGAGTGCCTGAAGCAACCAGACAGCGAAGACTGTGGGGAAGAGCAGACCAGGTGGTACTatgatgcaaagaaaaacaactgCTTTACTTTCATCTATGGGAACTGTAACAGCAACCTCAACCACTTTGAGACCTACGAGAACTGTATGTTAACATGCATGAACGGCCCAATCAACATTTGCAATCTGCCGGCCCTCCAAGGTCACTGCAAGGCCTACGAGCCCAGATGGGCCTATAACAGCTTGACAAAGCAGTGCCAGTCCTTCATTTATGGTGGATGTGGGGGCAACGAGAACAACTTTGAGAGCCGGGAGGCCTGTGAAGAGATGTGCCCTTTCCCGAAGAACACGCACTGCAAAGCCTGCAAACCACGCCAGAAGCTGGTGACGAGCTTCTGCAAAAGTGACTTTGTTATCCTGGGCCGTATAACAGAGCTGACCGAAGACCAAGACTCGGGACACGCCCTGGTGACAGTGGAGGAGATtctcaaagatgaaaaaatgggATTAAAATTCCTGGGGAAGGAACCACTAGAAATCACGCTTTTGAACATGGACTGGAGCTGCCCATGTCCCAACATGACCACAGTGGATGGCCAGCTCATCATCATGGGAGATGTCCACAACGGCATGGCTGTCCTACAGCCAGACAGCTTTGTGGGCACCTCCAGCATCCGGCGCGTGCGGAAACTCCGCGAAGTCATCCACAAGAAAACCTGTGAGCTTTTGAAAGAGTTCCTAGGATTGCATTAA
- the TOB1 gene encoding protein Tob1, which translates to MQLEIQVALNFIISYLYNKLPRRRVNIFGEELERLLKKKYEGHWYPEKPYKGSGFRCIHIGEKVDPVIEQASKESGLDIDDVRGNLPQDLSVWIDPFEVSYQIGEKGPVKVLYVDDNENGCELDKEIKNSFNPEAQVFMPISDPASSVSSSPSPPFGHSAAVSPTFMPRSTQPLTFTTATFAATKFGSTKMKNSGRSNKVARTSPTNLGLNVNDLLKQKALSSSMHSLYGLGLGSQQQQQQQQQKTSALSPNAKEFIFPNMQGQGSTSSIFPGDSPLNLSPLQYSNAFDMFAAYGGLNEKSFVDGLNFSLNNMQYSNQQFQPVMAN; encoded by the coding sequence ATGCAGCTTGAAATCCAAGTAGCActcaattttattatttcctatttGTACAATAAGCTTCCCAGACGACGTGTCAACATTTTTGGTGAAGAGCTTGAAAGACTTCTTAAGAAGAAGTATGAAGGGCACTGGTATCCAGAAAAGCCATACAAAGGATCAGGGTTTAGATGTATACATATAGGGGAGAAAGTGGACCCAGTCATAGAACAAGCATCCAAAGAGAGTGGTTTGGACATTGATGATGTTCGTGGCAACTTGCCTCAGGATCTTAGTGTTTGGATTGACCCATTTGAGGTTTCATACCAAATCGGTGAAAAGGGACCAGTGAAAGTGCTTTATGTGGATGATAATGAAAATGGATGTGAGTTGGATAAGGAGATCAAGAACAGCTTTAACCCAGAGGCCCAGGTGTTCATGCCAATTAGTGACCCAGCATCTTCAGTGTCTagttctccttctcctccctttgGTCACTCTGCTGCTGTGAGCCCAACTTTCATGCCCCGCTCCACTCAGCCTTTAACCTTCACCACTGCCACATTTGCTGCCACCAAGTTTGGCTCGACCAAAATGAAGAATAGCGGCCGTAGCAACAAGGTCGCCCGCACTTCTCCCACCAACCTTGGCTTGAATGTCAATGACCTGTTGAAGCAGAaagccctctcctcctccatgCACTCTCTCTACGGGCTTGGCTTaggcagtcagcagcagcagcaacagcaacagcagaagaCTTCTGCCCTTTCTCCTAACGCAAAGGAGTTCATTTTCCCCAACATGCAGGGTCAAGGTAGTACCAGTAGCATCTTTCCTGGTGACAGCCCCCTTAACCTCAGTCCTCTCCAGTACAGTAATGCCTTTGATATGTTTGCAGCCTATGGAGGTCTAAATGAAAAGTCTTTTGTGGATGGCTTGAATTTTAGTTTAAACAACATGCAGTATTCTAACCAGCAATTCCAGCCAGTTATGGCTAACTAA